Below is a window of Pseudomonas monteilii DNA.
CGACAAGGCCAAGACCGGCGCCAGCAACGTGGAGCGCGCAGGCCAGCGCCTGGTGGAGATCGCCGAAGGCATCGCCACCATCAGTGATCGCAACATTCAGGTGGCGTCGGCCGCTGAAGAGCAGACCCTGGTGGCCGAAGAAATCAGCCGCAACGTCAACGACATCAACGACCTGGTGATTCAGGTCAGCGCCGGTGCCGAGCAGACGGCGGCGACCAGTCGCGAACTGGCCCGCCTGGCCGAGCAGCAACAAGCCTTGGTAGGACGTTTCAAGGTGTAAGGGCAGGGCACCAGGGTGTCGCCTGACGACGTCCTGGCGCCCGTGGCTGGCCTCAGGCTTCGCAGTAGTCGCGCCAGCCGATCTTCACCGCACCGTTCTCCACTTCGTCGACACGCACCCCGGCGGTCTCGGTCAATTCCTGCAACACGCGTCGCCAGTCTGCCGGGTCTTCGTTGGGCAGTCTGGACACCGTGATGCTCTGGATGCGCTGGACGCGCGGGTCGGCGATGAGCCGCTGGACGCGATGACCGATCTGCTCATAGGTGCGGGGTTTGGTCTGGGTGAAGTCGGGCTGATGAAGCATGATGTGAACCTCCATTTCTACTGCTGTATATGTGTACAGTAGTGAAGGTGTAGGAAATTGGCAACGGAAATGTAGGACTGTTTGGACGCCTGTCTTGGCGGGTGGAGACGGCGTACAGCCGACAAAGCGCAAGGCCTAGCCCAGATACGCCGAAACCTGGGTGGCTGGCGCTTCAACGTGCCTGTCGCTCGGGTTCAGAGCTTCATCAAGGCACGCACCACCACCCCGATGATCCGACAGTCGCCCGCGCACATTTCCGTCGGATAGGCCGGGTTCAATGGCTTGAGATACCGCCGCCCCCCATCTTCGACCAGCTTCTTGAACGTCGCCTCGTTACTGTCCGCCAGCTTGGCGATCACCAGCTTGCCGTGCTGCGCGTCGGCCTCAGTGTCGACCAGGATCAACGTGCCCTCGGCGATGCTCTGGCCCACCGGCGCCGTCATCGAATCGCCCTTGACCTCCAGCCAGAACGCGGTGCCCTTGGCGTCGTATTCGGACAGCTCGTACCGGTCGGAAAACCCAGGCGGGAAGGGCTCGACCGCCTCGGCCCAGGCCCCGGCGGCGACCCAGCTGATCACCGGGTAGCGGAAGGTGAGGGTGGGTTGCTCGGTCGGCGCGACATTGGTCTGCGGCGCAGGCGTCGTGCGCTCGGGCAGCATGGGGCCGAGCGCCTCGGACAGCCAGATCGCGTTCACACCACAGACGTGGGCGATCTTGGGCAAATGCGCGCTTTGCAGGTTCTTGCCCGTTTCCAGCTGGGAGATGACCGGCTGCTCCACGCCCACCTGCTGGGCCAGGGCTTTCTGGGTCAGCTGGGCATGCTGGCGGGCGGCTTTGAGGCGTTCGGCGAGTGTCTTCATGGGGGCAGTGTATAAGTTTGCTTATCCTCTTGCCAATAAGCATGCTTCTTTCTACAGTATAAGCATGCTTATCAAGGCGGCCTCTGGCGCCTGTCATGAGCCCCTTTCAACACGCGACGCCTTGGCGTCCATTCGGCCTCCGCGTCCAGCGCCGCCTGCGCCTGACCGGAACGCCGAGCCACGGAGATCTCGACATGCGCCTGAACACGGCACGACAAGCCTGGCACGACTGCTACCACACCCCTTCCGACCAGCAAGGTCGCGCGCTCGAGCGCCTGGGCGCGCTGGGTACACGCGTGCAGGTCACCACTGGGCAGCGTGGCGCGGGCCGTGCTGCCCACCAGGCCCTGGCCGGCAGGGTCCAGGCCGCCATCGCTACGTTGCGCCGACCGCTCAAGGCGTTCGGCGACTTCATGTACTGCCCGCAGTTGGACACCGACACCCAGGAGGTCGCTCAGGAGGTGGTGTTCACGCTGGTGCAGCAACGCTCGCCCCGCATGACGGCTGCCAAGCGCGAGCAGCTCGACTACGTGGTCAAGGGCGTCATGGCACGCTATCGGTACATGCATCAGGGCGGACAATCGGCCAACGCCGACCCGCTGGCTGCGCCGGAAGCTTTCCGCGCCTGGCTGGATGCGCACTATGGCGTGGCGCTGGAGTCGACCAACTGGACGCGCAACTGGGGCGGCGCCGTGAGCCTGATCTTCGCCTGCTGCGAGGACCTCGATGCCGTGGTGCTGGCGCCGGTCATCGACGCATTGCAGGTCATGAAAAAAAGTGCGTGAGGGGGGTTGCGCTCCGGTGCGGCTGGTGGCAAGATTTCCTCACTTTCGAAGTTTCGCCCAGCGCGAAGCGGATCAAGAAACCGGCCCCTGAGCCGGTTTTTTTGTGCCTGCAAAAAGGCTCGCCCCAGCGTTCGGCTGAGGCCAGGGGGCATCACGCGCTTCCTGCTTCGTACGGCTTCAGCGCGCCGACAGGCTCGCTTCTTTTCTCCGACTGCCCCGTGCAGTCTCTGCTTCTGGACAGACCCCATGGACCCTTCCGATTTCGGCCCGGGCACAGCCACCTGGCTGGGCGGTACGGGCACCGTGCTGCTGGGCGGCTTTCTCTGGCTGCGCAAGTTTCTCTCCAAGGATGCTGCCGACCGGGCCATGGACACGGCCGACATCGGCGTGGTCCGGCGCCTCAACGAGCTGCTCGACTCCGAGCGCGAGGCGCGCTTGCAGGCCGAAGCGCGTGCCGATCAGTTCGCCAAGGAACGCAATGAGCTCGCCGCCGCCGTGGGCCGCATGGAAGGCAAGATCGAAGCGCTGACCGGCCAGGTCGAGCGCCTGACCGAAAAGGTCACCACCCAGAGCGAAGAGATCGCCCGGCTTCGGCCGCGGATAGGAGGCAGCGCCTGATGGACCGATGTGCATTGGAATTCATGGCCCGACGCTGGTGGCGTCGGGTCGAGGTCTGGCTGATCGCGACTTTGCTGCTCAGCGGCGGCGTCGTGCTGGGCTATCAAGCGGCCTGCTGGACGCTCGCCGAGGTCCAGGCCCGGCAGGTCGAAGAGATTCGACGCGCCTACGATACGGCCTTGAGCGAGCGTGATCGCCGCCTGGACGAGCTGGCCCGTCGCACGGATGTCGCCGTGACCAAGGCTGCGCGTGCGGCCACGGCAGCGACCCAGGCCGTGGACAAGGCGGACGAGGCGCTGGCCAAAGGCGAGCCCTGACCAGGGCGAAGGTGCCTGACGCGGCCTTCTCCCTACACCGTGCGTGAGTCCTTGCGCACGTCCCCCTCTGCTTTCACCCCGCAGTAAACCCCAACCCGCCCCGTGCGGGTTTTTTCGTTTCTACCCAAAAGGAAAATCACCATGGCTACACGTTTCTCCCTCCCCAACGGCGCTGTTCTCGAAATCGCCAGTGCCCTGGGCGCTCCCGTTGCCTTCACCGCACTGAGCAACGCCAACCCACCGGTGGCCACCGCCGCCGGCCACAAGCTCAAGAACGACGACGTGCTGCTGGTCAACTCCGGCTGGTCGTTGATCAACGATCGCGCCGCCCGGGTCAGCAAGGCCGCGACCGATACCTTCGCCCTGGGCGGTCTCGACACCTCGCGCGCCGACAGATATGGCGCCGGCGCGGGCGTGGGCGCCGTCACCCCGGTCACGGGCTGGGCACCGATCTCCAAGGTCACGGCGTTCACCTCCTCGGGCGGTGAGCAACAGTACCTGACCGTCGGCTACCTGGAAGACGACGTCGACCGTCAATTCCCCACCAACCGCACCCCCAGCACCCTGGCGATCACCGTCGAGGACCAGCCCACGGCGGCGTACGTCGGGCTGGTCGAGTCCTACAGCGAAACCAAGACGCTGGCCGTGGTCCGTCTCAAGCTGCCCAACGGTGACCAGATTCTCTACCCCGGCTACGTCAGCCTCACCAGCACCCCGACCCTCGAGCGCAACAGCCTCATGACCCGCACGCTCAGCATCGCGCTGTCGGGCCTGCCGCTGCGCTACCTCGCCGCTGCCTAAGGAGCCGCCATGACCACGATCAAAATTGCGCAAGACCCGACGTTCACCGCGTCGGTGCCGCTGCCGCGGGTCGGCGGCGAATCGACCCCAGTCGAGTTCGAGTTCCGCTACCTGGACCGCCTGGCCCTGGCCGAGCTGTTCGACCGCTGGAACGCCGCCCGCGAGGCATTGACCGCTCGTGCCAGCGAACCCGGCGTGCGCTGGGCCGAGATCACCGCCCAGGAAATCGAGTTCCAGGTGGACCAGCTCCAGGCCATCGTCACCGGTTGGGCATTGGACGACGCCTTCGACGTCGCCGCGCTGCACCAACTGGTCGGGGCCTGCGCCGGTGCGCCAAAGGCGGTCATCGAGGCCTACCAGGCCGCTTACACCCCGGCTCGCCTGGGAAACTGAGAGCGGCGGCCCGGGCGATCTATGCACGCAGCCCCGATGCCGAACAGCTGGCCAGTTTCGGCCTGACCCCCACCGACCTGCCTGAGCAGACGGTGGAGGTCTGGCCGGACGCCTGGCCTGCGTTCCGGCTCTTCGAAGCCCTTGGCACGCAATGGCGCCAAGGCTCGGGGCGCCCTACGGGGCTGGACTATGGCGTGGTTCCGGCGGTGGCCTCGATGCTGGGCATCGACCGCCACGCGCTGGCCGCGCTGTTTTCCGATCTGCGTGTCATGGAGGCAGAAGCCCTGGCCGCCATGGCCGAAACCGCGGAGTAAACTATGACGACCATTGCCGAATTTGGAGTACGGGTCGATTCAAATGACGTTGTTCAAGCCGCTGCCAATCTGGATGCATTGACCGACGCGATCAAGCGTGGAGAAGCGGCGGCGCGTGAAACAAGTATCGCGTGGAGTTCGATCTTGGTGACCCTGCAGGACAGTGCCCTGCAGACAAGCCAACACGTTCAGGCCGTTAGCGCAAGCCAGGCTGAACTGGCTCAGCAAATGGTAGCGCTGGCGAGTGTCGTTACGCTTGCATCAGGTTCAGTCCAA
It encodes the following:
- a CDS encoding repressor, which gives rise to MKTLAERLKAARQHAQLTQKALAQQVGVEQPVISQLETGKNLQSAHLPKIAHVCGVNAIWLSEALGPMLPERTTPAPQTNVAPTEQPTLTFRYPVISWVAAGAWAEAVEPFPPGFSDRYELSEYDAKGTAFWLEVKGDSMTAPVGQSIAEGTLILVDTEADAQHGKLVIAKLADSNEATFKKLVEDGGRRYLKPLNPAYPTEMCAGDCRIIGVVVRALMKL
- a CDS encoding chemotaxis protein, producing the protein MDPSDFGPGTATWLGGTGTVLLGGFLWLRKFLSKDAADRAMDTADIGVVRRLNELLDSEREARLQAEARADQFAKERNELAAAVGRMEGKIEALTGQVERLTEKVTTQSEEIARLRPRIGGSA
- a CDS encoding phage tail protein, with amino-acid sequence MATRFSLPNGAVLEIASALGAPVAFTALSNANPPVATAAGHKLKNDDVLLVNSGWSLINDRAARVSKAATDTFALGGLDTSRADRYGAGAGVGAVTPVTGWAPISKVTAFTSSGGEQQYLTVGYLEDDVDRQFPTNRTPSTLAITVEDQPTAAYVGLVESYSETKTLAVVRLKLPNGDQILYPGYVSLTSTPTLERNSLMTRTLSIALSGLPLRYLAAA